Proteins found in one Paenibacillus dendritiformis genomic segment:
- a CDS encoding fatty acyl-AMP ligase, with amino-acid sequence MLDYTAYHYPDRKAFIYLKNGEFESESCTYHELRLRSQKLAAYFQFLNLSGERIMILLPSGIDYIIAFFGCLQAGALPVPAFPPSKSRNGQRVTAIYENAKPALLITQSPLDSMKLPEKMRSAYSIQLDDILQRDDEFTYRAQTIPIDHIAFLQYTSGSTNTPKGVMVSHRNLLHNLEIMKKRFYHSNDTIMVSWLPMYHDMGLIGKVLQNVYNGGSCYLMSPMDFIQKPIRWLRTITKYRATFSGAPDFAYRLCVQKIADEDKQELNLSPWAIAFNGSEPVRAETIREFCDSFRVCGFRDESLLPSYGLAEATLCVTVAAKEAQKKLLYLDDKALQQNNVAPVKAHGDAARAQVGCGSIFSDHQIKIVDPSTQLECEAGEIGEIWIKGESVAQGYWDAPVESKATFAAYLLDSEEGPFLRTGDLGFVHGGELYIAGRLKDLIIIRGQNYYPQDIEEIAASCHPDINGASLAAFSIEVQGGEELVVVCEMNREFKHAVQRQQLDWEACCSGIAHRIREAIAEQLQLYAYDVKLVKPLNLPKTTSNKIQRRKCKEMYLNGSLFVWGGLNGQGTGQALQGHM; translated from the coding sequence ATGCTAGATTATACGGCATATCACTATCCCGATCGCAAAGCGTTTATTTATTTGAAAAACGGGGAATTCGAGAGTGAAAGCTGCACCTATCATGAGCTGCGCCTCCGTTCCCAGAAGCTTGCCGCGTATTTTCAATTTCTGAACTTGTCCGGCGAGAGAATCATGATCCTGCTGCCGAGCGGGATCGACTATATCATTGCTTTTTTCGGATGCTTGCAGGCAGGCGCTTTGCCGGTGCCAGCCTTTCCTCCCAGCAAGTCGCGCAATGGGCAACGAGTCACAGCGATCTATGAGAACGCCAAGCCTGCCCTGCTTATTACGCAATCTCCCCTTGATTCCATGAAGCTTCCAGAGAAGATGAGAAGTGCCTACTCCATTCAGCTTGACGATATTCTGCAGCGTGACGATGAATTTACCTATCGGGCACAAACGATCCCGATCGACCATATCGCTTTCCTTCAATATACGTCCGGATCTACCAACACTCCGAAGGGCGTAATGGTAAGCCATCGCAATTTACTCCACAATTTAGAAATCATGAAGAAACGATTCTATCATTCAAATGACACGATTATGGTGTCTTGGCTGCCGATGTACCATGATATGGGGCTCATCGGGAAGGTGCTGCAAAACGTATACAATGGCGGAAGCTGTTATCTGATGTCGCCTATGGATTTCATCCAGAAACCGATTCGATGGCTGCGGACGATCACGAAATATCGAGCTACCTTCAGTGGAGCCCCCGACTTTGCCTACCGACTATGCGTCCAAAAAATAGCGGATGAAGATAAACAAGAACTGAATCTGAGTCCTTGGGCGATCGCCTTCAACGGCTCCGAACCGGTTCGGGCAGAAACGATCCGCGAGTTTTGCGATAGCTTCCGCGTATGCGGCTTCCGCGATGAATCGCTGCTGCCTAGCTACGGCCTGGCCGAGGCGACGCTGTGCGTGACCGTTGCGGCCAAAGAGGCGCAAAAGAAGCTGCTCTATCTGGACGATAAGGCGCTCCAGCAGAACAATGTCGCCCCAGTCAAAGCCCACGGGGATGCGGCGCGTGCCCAGGTCGGCTGCGGTTCGATTTTTTCGGATCATCAGATTAAAATCGTAGACCCGTCCACCCAGCTCGAATGTGAGGCGGGCGAAATCGGCGAAATATGGATTAAGGGAGAAAGCGTCGCCCAAGGCTATTGGGATGCCCCGGTCGAGAGCAAAGCGACATTTGCGGCTTATTTGTTGGATTCGGAGGAAGGTCCGTTCTTGCGTACCGGTGATCTCGGCTTTGTTCACGGTGGCGAATTATACATAGCCGGACGGCTGAAAGACTTGATCATCATTCGGGGACAGAACTATTATCCTCAGGATATCGAGGAGATTGCCGCCAGCTGCCATCCGGATATTAACGGGGCGAGTCTGGCCGCATTTTCGATAGAGGTGCAGGGCGGAGAGGAACTTGTCGTAGTATGCGAAATGAACCGGGAATTCAAGCATGCCGTGCAGCGCCAGCAACTCGATTGGGAAGCTTGCTGCAGCGGGATTGCTCATCGAATTCGCGAAGCCATTGCCGAACAGCTCCAGCTATATGCCTATGATGTCAAGCTCGTCAAGCCTTTGAATCTCCCGAAAACGACCAGTAACAAGATTCAGCGCCGCAAGTGCAAAGAGATGTATCTGAACGGAAGTTTATTCGTGTGGGGTGGATTAAATGGACAAGGGACAGGACAAGCGTTACAAGGACATATGTAA
- a CDS encoding helix-turn-helix transcriptional regulator, whose product MSATKIVAETANGLFLLKQEVNQESNWRSDHCYKFIYSVNGTMTYQTNRSQISLDEQQFIVFNPHDEHKQLSLENTKFLIEIEPSFLNRAARAISSLHFDVQFASCTQRHPSLTKWVQFVTDYVQLEENGSSEAMELFLEHSFSQLALVLVKNAIGTQSRDINLHAYKTIHPQLYKTIQAMKENYQHPWTLDEMADISYFSKFQFAHYFKEIVGISPYSWLQIYRVIRSQDMLINTNKTVLKIAIECGFSSVSVYNQLFQRLYGITPRSFRTMARK is encoded by the coding sequence GTGAGCGCAACGAAAATAGTAGCGGAAACGGCGAATGGACTTTTTTTATTAAAGCAAGAGGTCAATCAAGAAAGCAATTGGCGTTCAGATCATTGTTATAAATTTATTTATTCCGTAAATGGAACGATGACCTATCAAACGAATAGAAGCCAGATATCGCTTGATGAGCAGCAATTTATAGTATTTAATCCACATGATGAACACAAACAATTATCTTTGGAGAACACAAAGTTTCTAATTGAAATAGAACCGTCTTTTTTAAACCGGGCAGCCAGAGCGATATCGTCTCTTCATTTTGATGTTCAATTTGCTTCCTGTACACAAAGACACCCTTCGTTAACAAAATGGGTTCAGTTTGTTACGGACTATGTGCAACTTGAAGAAAACGGAAGTTCGGAAGCAATGGAACTTTTTTTGGAACATAGTTTCAGTCAATTAGCTTTGGTTTTGGTAAAAAACGCTATCGGGACTCAATCACGCGACATCAACTTACATGCTTATAAAACGATTCATCCACAACTCTATAAAACGATCCAGGCCATGAAAGAAAATTATCAGCACCCATGGACGTTAGATGAAATGGCGGATATTTCATACTTCAGTAAATTTCAATTTGCTCATTATTTTAAGGAAATTGTCGGGATATCTCCATACTCATGGTTACAAATTTATCGAGTCATTCGCAGCCAAGACATGCTGATAAACACAAATAAAACCGTATTAAAGATCGCCATCGAATGCGGTTTTTCTTCTGTTTCCGTTTACAATCAGCTGTTTCAACGATTATACGGCATAACCCCCCGATCTTTTCGAACAATGGCTCGTAAATAA
- a CDS encoding MFS transporter, with the protein MIPLLWKKLSLKIYLFGSLIWGTGIFLLGFAYHFPFYFIGVLAAAIGLPISGLSRVYLLQRYLPTDQLGLGFSFNAFLLYFSNVISLGVFGFISSFVSTHILFLGCGMMMILGSGVYLRAIVRKDRGVMPYNR; encoded by the coding sequence ATGATTCCGTTATTATGGAAGAAGTTAAGTTTGAAAATTTATCTATTTGGCTCCTTGATTTGGGGAACAGGTATTTTTCTTTTAGGATTTGCATATCATTTCCCATTCTATTTTATAGGCGTGTTGGCAGCGGCAATTGGTTTGCCCATATCTGGTTTGTCACGGGTGTACTTGTTACAGCGCTATTTGCCCACAGACCAATTAGGTCTCGGCTTCAGTTTCAATGCATTTCTATTATATTTTTCAAATGTAATTTCACTTGGGGTATTCGGATTCATTTCTTCGTTTGTATCCACCCATATTTTATTTTTGGGATGCGGCATGATGATGATTCTCGGTTCAGGCGTTTATTTACGAGCCATTGTTCGAAAAGATCGGGGGGTTATGCCGTATAATCGTTGA
- a CDS encoding MFS transporter, translated as MIQCLGCFFNPAHRAMLPMITTEEERTPVNSLLDTFTRGVTVLGPIVSAGFINTIGIIHFFTFDALTYLLSALFIYHIQFSEKQTNVKPKKMKDILISIQKFTIWAKNQYTIRTLFMVTV; from the coding sequence ATGATTCAATGTCTGGGCTGTTTCTTTAACCCTGCTCATCGGGCAATGTTGCCCATGATTACGACAGAAGAAGAAAGAACGCCTGTTAATAGCTTACTTGATACGTTTACAAGAGGGGTTACGGTATTAGGTCCCATTGTAAGCGCCGGATTTATAAATACAATCGGTATTATTCATTTTTTTACATTTGATGCACTTACGTATCTGCTAAGCGCGTTATTCATTTATCACATCCAATTTTCAGAAAAACAAACAAATGTCAAGCCAAAGAAAATGAAGGATATCTTGATTTCTATTCAAAAATTTACGATTTGGGCAAAGAACCAGTATACTATCCGCACTTTATTTATGGTCACCGTATAG
- a CDS encoding MFS transporter: MYVKVIKTNRNVLLYLLGAGASNLGNVISGLAFLFLAYELTESSIYTTGVAFSQVVPYLFFGLIGGVIADWVNKKRLLIAIELIRGPLMVSLVICDQFGMLTY; encoded by the coding sequence ATGTACGTAAAAGTGATAAAGACTAACAGGAATGTTCTACTTTACTTGCTGGGAGCAGGGGCTTCTAATTTAGGCAATGTGATTTCGGGGCTGGCTTTCTTGTTTTTAGCGTATGAACTGACGGAATCAAGTATTTATACGACGGGTGTTGCCTTTTCACAAGTAGTGCCGTATCTTTTTTTCGGATTAATTGGAGGCGTGATTGCGGATTGGGTGAACAAAAAAAGATTATTGATAGCGATTGAACTGATTAGGGGACCTCTGATGGTCTCCCTTGTCATCTGTGATCAATTTGGAATGTTAACCTATTAG
- a CDS encoding ABC transporter permease produces MNQPVVPHRGITPLRRAVRRFRHALAGDIRLQVRHQFYTAYALVSTVYIVLLHQLPAGYRATANLLLTFSDPSMLGFFFIGGLVLLEKGQDIHEALFVTPHSPSAYIGSKTVSLMLLSLSSSLLIHISTFGFHRGLGWFLIGVALTSAFFTLVGLGLAARCRTMNGFFFCSVPLCVFFTLPVAEVLGLYGGNLLRALPAAGSLLLLQSAFRPVPDGELLLGAACLIVWIGAAYAWAFRSLQLFRHR; encoded by the coding sequence ATGAATCAGCCTGTCGTACCGCACCGGGGGATAACTCCTCTCCGGCGTGCCGTCCGCCGCTTCCGCCATGCGCTGGCAGGCGATATCCGGCTGCAAGTGCGCCACCAGTTCTACACCGCGTATGCGCTCGTGAGCACGGTCTATATCGTCCTGCTTCATCAGCTGCCGGCCGGATACAGGGCGACGGCGAACCTGCTCCTGACCTTCTCCGACCCGAGCATGCTCGGCTTCTTCTTCATCGGCGGTCTTGTACTGCTGGAGAAAGGGCAGGATATTCACGAAGCGTTATTCGTGACGCCGCATTCACCGTCCGCTTATATCGGATCGAAGACCGTATCCCTTATGCTGCTGTCCTTATCGAGCAGCCTCCTGATCCATATCAGCACCTTCGGCTTCCATCGGGGGCTGGGCTGGTTCCTGATCGGGGTGGCGCTGACCTCCGCATTTTTTACGCTGGTCGGCCTGGGGCTGGCCGCCCGCTGCCGCACGATGAACGGGTTCTTCTTCTGCTCCGTTCCTTTGTGCGTCTTCTTCACGCTGCCTGTCGCGGAGGTTCTTGGCTTGTACGGAGGGAACTTGCTCCGTGCCCTGCCGGCAGCGGGCTCGCTGCTGCTGCTTCAGTCGGCCTTCCGGCCTGTGCCGGACGGGGAGCTGCTCCTCGGGGCCGCCTGCCTTATCGTCTGGATCGGCGCGGCGTATGCATGGGCCTTCCGATCGCTTCAATTATTCCGGCACCGTTAG
- a CDS encoding ABC transporter ATP-binding protein: protein MIEVKGLRYQYPGQADYTLKGIDFEIAQGEIFGFLGPSGAGKSTTQKVLIGTLPQYEGTVRVMGRPLRQHGRDYYNRIGVAFEFPNFYSRFTALENLRLFASLYDVETEDPMRMLARVRLDSYAGMKVGQYSKGMKMRLNLCRALLHRPRLLFLDEPTSGLDPVNAALVKELILEQKAAGKTIIITTHNMTAAEELCDRVAFIVDGEVRLIDSPRALKVRAGKRTVRVEYREAGAGKRAEFGLAGLEGNAEFLRLLRIGAIETMHTQEASLDQLFIEVTGRALT, encoded by the coding sequence ATGATTGAAGTGAAGGGGCTTCGGTACCAATATCCGGGCCAGGCTGATTATACGTTGAAGGGGATTGACTTTGAGATTGCCCAGGGAGAGATTTTCGGCTTTCTCGGCCCCTCGGGAGCAGGCAAGAGCACGACGCAAAAAGTGCTGATCGGCACGCTGCCCCAATATGAAGGGACAGTGCGGGTTATGGGGCGGCCCCTGAGACAGCACGGCCGGGATTATTACAATCGCATCGGGGTCGCATTTGAGTTCCCGAACTTCTATAGCCGGTTCACTGCCTTGGAGAATCTGCGGCTGTTCGCCTCGCTCTATGACGTGGAGACCGAGGATCCGATGCGCATGCTGGCGCGGGTCAGGCTTGACAGCTATGCCGGCATGAAGGTCGGACAGTATTCGAAGGGAATGAAGATGCGGCTCAATTTATGCCGCGCCCTGCTGCATCGTCCCCGCCTTCTCTTCCTGGACGAACCGACGTCCGGGCTCGATCCGGTCAATGCGGCTCTGGTGAAGGAGCTCATCCTGGAGCAGAAAGCCGCGGGCAAGACGATCATTATTACGACGCATAATATGACCGCGGCGGAAGAGCTCTGCGATCGGGTCGCCTTCATCGTCGACGGCGAGGTTCGCCTCATCGATTCCCCCCGCGCCTTGAAGGTGAGAGCCGGGAAGCGCACGGTCCGGGTCGAGTATCGGGAGGCGGGAGCAGGGAAGCGGGCGGAGTTCGGGCTGGCCGGTCTGGAGGGCAATGCGGAATTTCTGAGGCTGCTGCGGATCGGAGCCATAGAGACGATGCACACGCAGGAAGCGTCCCTTGATCAGTTATTCATAGAAGTGACCGGGAGGGCTTTGACATGA
- a CDS encoding TetR/AcrR family transcriptional regulator — protein sequence MPRFSKQEKEKIRQDLKDKGKQLFTVFGLKKTSVADLTTAVGVAQGTFYLFYPSKEELYFELLEEEEQAVRRYLSAAYLQTDSPMTRERFRRFLRESLRMLEENAFLQQLYDEELVESLFRKLPPETLERHYGDDYDELYPFLAEGQRQGWMRNGSPDAMVSLIRSFVLFSLQKKRIGEAHYEQTMELLIELMAEGLIIEADRRENG from the coding sequence ATGCCGCGCTTCAGTAAGCAGGAGAAAGAAAAAATTAGACAGGACCTGAAGGACAAAGGGAAGCAGTTGTTCACGGTGTTCGGCTTGAAAAAGACGAGCGTCGCCGATCTGACCACAGCCGTCGGCGTGGCACAGGGCACGTTTTATTTGTTCTACCCGTCCAAGGAAGAACTGTATTTCGAGTTGCTGGAGGAAGAAGAGCAGGCTGTCCGCCGGTATTTGTCTGCTGCCTATCTGCAGACAGATTCGCCGATGACCCGGGAACGGTTCCGCCGTTTTCTGCGTGAGTCGCTGCGTATGCTGGAAGAGAATGCGTTCTTGCAGCAGCTGTATGACGAGGAACTGGTGGAATCGCTCTTCCGCAAGCTGCCTCCCGAGACCCTGGAGCGGCATTACGGAGACGATTACGACGAGCTGTACCCCTTTCTGGCCGAGGGGCAGCGGCAAGGCTGGATGCGGAACGGTTCGCCTGACGCGATGGTCAGCCTGATCCGGTCATTCGTCCTGTTCTCGCTGCAAAAGAAGCGGATCGGCGAAGCTCATTATGAACAGACGATGGAGCTCCTGATCGAGTTAATGGCCGAAGGGCTAATTATTGAGGCGGATCGGAGGGAGAACGGATGA
- a CDS encoding copper amine oxidase N-terminal domain-containing protein — protein sequence MQATLRTLGMIMLIGALVASISLPASAAKKEDQSRAVKLTPEPVSVLVVDKDDEPITENGLLIDSKTYVPIMDISEAFQFKVRWEAISHTVYIDGPEDNIAWNSLTNKMKVNGKDTKLTTLPKVIKGKTYVPIQLLHDVFLFDFTWEGKSRTVTLWYEPQPYYSE from the coding sequence ATGCAAGCTACTCTTCGTACATTGGGCATGATTATGTTAATAGGAGCTCTGGTGGCGTCGATCAGCCTTCCGGCATCGGCGGCCAAGAAGGAGGACCAGTCCCGGGCTGTGAAGCTCACACCCGAACCCGTCAGCGTTCTGGTCGTCGACAAGGACGACGAACCGATAACAGAGAACGGACTTCTGATCGACAGCAAAACCTATGTGCCCATCATGGATATCAGTGAAGCGTTCCAGTTCAAGGTCCGGTGGGAAGCCATCAGCCACACCGTATATATCGATGGCCCCGAGGATAATATCGCCTGGAACTCGCTTACCAATAAGATGAAAGTCAACGGCAAGGACACGAAGCTGACCACGCTTCCCAAAGTGATCAAAGGCAAGACCTATGTGCCGATTCAGCTGCTGCACGACGTATTTCTGTTCGACTTCACCTGGGAAGGCAAGTCAAGAACCGTTACGCTCTGGTATGAACCGCAGCCTTATTATTCCGAATAA
- a CDS encoding peptide ABC transporter substrate-binding protein, which yields MRRKSMLAVLTLLLAVSAFLSACGSSGQDTNSSSPPGTNNEKPAEPAPGGGKTEAPKEQVFRFNLHSNPPTLDPGLSQDTVAHAVLNGLFEGLTRSNENGEAIPGTAEKWEISPDGLKYTFHLRKDAKWSNGDPVTAEDFEFSWKRVLDPKTEPAPPYAYQLYYIKGAEAYNTGQSTDPNSVAIKAVDANTLEVELEHSTPYFLSLLSFQTYFPVHSSVKDNPKWASEASTIVSNGPFKISEWKQQSSLEMVKNEHYYGKDEIKFTKVQMSMVADSGSELNMYETDQIDYAGMPTGRVPNEQIPILKETKPDELEIKGIASSYYYLFNNQQEPFNNVNIRKALSMAIDRQLIVDKVTLGGQLPAFGIVPPGIAGEKDEFRNEHKDDYFTENIEEAKALLEKGLSELGLSAMPEITLAYNTDESHKKVAEAVADMWSKNLGIKVKIENQEWGVFLKNRTALNYQMARAGWTTDYNDPMSFIDLYMTGSGNNDIGYSNPEFDKLVREAKRALDNKERMELMAQAERMLIEQDQAIIPLYYYTSVGLKKPYLKNVFIDYQGMLNYSRGYFE from the coding sequence ATGAGACGTAAATCCATGCTGGCCGTGCTGACACTATTACTCGCTGTAAGCGCTTTTTTGAGTGCCTGCGGGAGCAGCGGCCAAGACACCAACTCTTCCTCGCCTCCGGGAACGAACAACGAAAAGCCCGCAGAACCAGCACCTGGCGGCGGCAAGACCGAAGCGCCGAAAGAGCAAGTCTTCCGCTTCAATCTGCACTCCAACCCGCCGACGCTCGATCCCGGACTGTCGCAGGACACGGTAGCGCACGCCGTGCTCAACGGACTGTTCGAAGGGCTGACGCGGAGCAACGAAAACGGCGAGGCGATCCCGGGAACAGCAGAAAAATGGGAAATCTCCCCGGACGGCCTCAAGTACACCTTCCATTTGCGGAAGGACGCGAAATGGTCGAACGGCGATCCCGTGACGGCGGAAGACTTCGAGTTCTCCTGGAAGCGGGTGCTTGATCCGAAGACCGAGCCGGCGCCGCCGTACGCCTACCAGCTGTACTATATCAAGGGCGCAGAGGCATACAACACCGGACAGAGCACCGATCCGAACTCGGTAGCCATCAAGGCTGTCGATGCCAACACGCTCGAGGTCGAGCTGGAGCATTCCACTCCGTATTTTTTAAGCCTGCTTTCTTTTCAGACCTATTTCCCGGTTCATTCCTCCGTCAAAGACAATCCAAAATGGGCATCTGAGGCGAGCACCATTGTTTCGAACGGTCCGTTCAAAATCAGCGAATGGAAGCAGCAAAGCTCGCTGGAGATGGTGAAAAATGAGCATTACTACGGCAAGGATGAAATTAAATTCACCAAGGTGCAGATGTCCATGGTCGCCGATTCGGGATCGGAGCTGAACATGTACGAGACCGACCAGATTGATTATGCCGGCATGCCGACCGGACGCGTTCCGAATGAGCAAATTCCGATCTTGAAGGAAACGAAGCCGGACGAACTGGAGATCAAGGGCATTGCCTCCAGCTACTACTACTTGTTCAATAACCAACAAGAGCCGTTCAACAACGTCAACATCCGCAAAGCGCTGTCAATGGCGATCGACCGCCAGCTGATTGTCGACAAGGTGACTCTCGGCGGACAGTTGCCTGCATTCGGGATCGTTCCTCCGGGAATCGCGGGCGAGAAGGACGAATTCCGCAACGAACACAAGGACGATTATTTCACAGAAAATATAGAGGAAGCGAAGGCATTGCTGGAGAAGGGGCTCAGCGAGCTGGGACTATCCGCCATGCCTGAAATTACGCTCGCGTACAATACCGATGAGAGCCACAAAAAGGTGGCCGAGGCCGTCGCCGACATGTGGAGCAAAAATCTCGGCATCAAAGTGAAAATTGAGAATCAGGAATGGGGCGTCTTCCTGAAGAACCGGACCGCGCTCAACTATCAGATGGCCAGGGCCGGATGGACGACCGACTACAACGACCCGATGTCCTTCATCGATCTGTACATGACCGGAAGCGGCAACAACGACATTGGTTACAGCAATCCGGAATTCGACAAGCTCGTCCGGGAGGCGAAGCGAGCATTGGATAACAAGGAGCGGATGGAATTGATGGCGCAGGCGGAACGCATGCTGATCGAGCAGGATCAGGCCATTATTCCGCTGTACTACTATACGAGCGTCGGGTTGAAGAAGCCGTACCTCAAGAACGTGTTTATCGACTATCAGGGAATGCTCAACTACAGCCGGGGTTATTTCGAATAA
- a CDS encoding ABC transporter permease, translating to MIRYSLTKLFYLILSLWVLASVTFLLMKAIPGDPFMSEKAVPPEIRARLMAQYGLDKPLYEQYFVYLSNLAKGDLGISMKMMDREVGQTIRDAFPYSLKLGVVSIIVSVVIGVSLGMIAALRHRKLLDSASMVIAVLGVSVPSFVLASFFQYIFGVKLKWLHVVGLNGPLDYIMPTLALSALPIAFIARLTRSNMLEVLTADYIKTAKAKGLSRGAIIRRHVLRNGILPVVTYLGPLTANVVTGSFIIEQIFGIGGLGKIFVTSISNRDYSLIMGITLFYGLILMCARFITDIAYGLIDPRITLATRKEKAA from the coding sequence ATGATTCGGTATTCCCTGACCAAGCTGTTCTATCTCATCCTATCGCTGTGGGTGCTGGCTTCCGTCACATTTTTGCTCATGAAGGCCATTCCCGGCGATCCATTTATGTCGGAAAAAGCGGTTCCACCGGAAATTCGTGCCCGTCTGATGGCCCAATATGGGCTGGATAAACCGCTGTATGAGCAATATTTCGTATACTTGTCCAACTTGGCGAAAGGCGATCTGGGGATTTCGATGAAAATGATGGACCGCGAAGTCGGCCAGACGATTCGCGATGCCTTCCCCTACTCCCTGAAGCTCGGCGTCGTCTCCATTATCGTCTCCGTCGTTATCGGCGTCAGTCTGGGCATGATTGCAGCGCTGCGGCATCGCAAGCTGCTCGACTCCGCCTCGATGGTCATCGCCGTTCTGGGCGTATCGGTCCCCAGCTTCGTGCTGGCCTCCTTCTTCCAATATATTTTCGGCGTGAAGCTGAAATGGCTGCATGTCGTCGGTCTGAACGGTCCGCTTGATTACATCATGCCGACCCTGGCGCTCTCCGCCCTGCCTATCGCCTTCATCGCGCGCCTGACGCGCTCGAACATGCTGGAAGTCTTGACGGCCGATTATATTAAGACCGCCAAGGCCAAAGGCTTATCCCGCGGCGCCATTATCCGACGGCATGTGCTGCGCAACGGCATTCTGCCCGTCGTCACCTACCTCGGTCCGCTCACGGCCAACGTCGTGACGGGATCCTTTATCATTGAACAAATTTTCGGAATCGGGGGACTCGGCAAAATATTCGTCACGAGCATCAGCAACCGCGACTACTCGCTCATTATGGGCATTACCCTATTCTACGGACTTATTCTGATGTGCGCCCGCTTCATCACCGACATCGCGTACGGATTGATCGATCCCCGCATCACTCTTGCCACGAGAAAGGAGAAGGCCGCATGA
- a CDS encoding ABC transporter permease: MTMFHSSPAEERPLAPEDFRKANVSEHAAEAIEQESISAWRDAWLRLRSNRVAMTGLVFLLLIILMAIIGPVLTPYDYYSNNLEKTNLPPSAEHWFGTDDLGRDMFARTWMGARISLTVGFSAAAINLVIGVIYGGIMGYIGGRLDEVMNKISEIIYSIPDLLVAILLVVVFEPSLGTIILALCVTGWINMSWIVRGQMMQLKNQEYALASRSLGSSGMRILFRHLLPNAMGPIIVTLTLAVPAAIFSEAVLSFLGLGVQSPAASWGTMINDALKAMIIHPWRLAFPALFISLMMLCFNLFGDGLRDALDPKMKK, from the coding sequence ATGACCATGTTCCATTCCTCCCCTGCCGAAGAACGCCCCCTTGCCCCGGAAGATTTCCGGAAGGCGAACGTCAGCGAACATGCGGCGGAAGCGATCGAACAGGAAAGCATATCCGCATGGCGCGACGCCTGGCTGCGGCTGCGCAGCAACCGGGTCGCCATGACGGGCCTTGTCTTCTTGCTGCTCATCATCCTCATGGCCATCATCGGTCCGGTGCTGACGCCTTACGATTACTACTCCAATAATCTGGAGAAGACGAATCTGCCGCCTTCCGCCGAGCATTGGTTCGGCACGGACGATCTCGGCCGCGACATGTTCGCCCGCACGTGGATGGGGGCCCGCATCTCGCTTACCGTCGGCTTCTCCGCCGCGGCTATCAATCTCGTCATCGGCGTCATCTACGGCGGCATTATGGGCTATATCGGCGGCCGGCTCGACGAGGTGATGAACAAAATTTCCGAAATTATTTATTCCATTCCAGATCTGCTGGTGGCGATTCTGCTCGTTGTCGTCTTCGAACCGAGCCTGGGCACGATTATTTTGGCGCTGTGCGTGACCGGCTGGATCAATATGTCCTGGATCGTGCGCGGGCAGATGATGCAGCTCAAAAACCAGGAATATGCCCTCGCTTCCCGTTCCTTGGGCTCGTCGGGCATGCGCATTCTGTTCCGGCACCTCCTGCCGAACGCCATGGGTCCGATTATCGTCACCTTGACCTTGGCGGTGCCGGCAGCCATCTTCAGCGAAGCGGTGCTGAGCTTCCTCGGGCTGGGCGTGCAATCGCCGGCCGCATCCTGGGGGACGATGATTAACGACGCGCTCAAGGCCATGATCATTCATCCTTGGCGCCTTGCCTTCCCTGCGCTGTTCATCAGCTTGATGATGCTGTGCTTCAATCTGTTCGGCGACGGGCTGCGCGATGCGCTCGATCCGAAGATGAAAAAATAA